One Coregonus clupeaformis isolate EN_2021a chromosome 21, ASM2061545v1, whole genome shotgun sequence DNA window includes the following coding sequences:
- the LOC121535237 gene encoding trimethylguanosine synthase-like yields the protein MHLNTVTQRLLKNKNTKKRGKCGVMPAEIAAEPELAKYWAQRYRLFSRFNEGIKLDHEGWFFVTPEKIAEHIALRVHDSFHSELIIDTFCGVGGNAIQFALTGKRVLAIDIDPVRLALAQHNAQVYEVAERIDFVQRDFLQLAPRLRGDVVFLSPPSGGPDYLSADVFDIKTMMAPDGYPLFLSVKLLSGFYSQATGQTPALRAR from the exons ATGCACCTGAACACAGTAACACAG AGGCTACTGAAgaacaagaacacaaagaaaagaGGGAAATGTGGAGTAATGCCAGCTGAGATTGCAGCGGAGCCCGAGCTGGCTAAGTACTGGGCCCAGCGCTACCGCCTCTTCTCCAGGTTCAATGAGGGCATCAAACTGGACCACG agGGCTGGTTCTTCGTCACCCCAGAGAAGATAGCCGAGCACATTGCCCTGAGGGTCCACGACAGTTTCCACTCTGAACTCATCATAGACACCTTCTGTGGAGTGGGAGGCAATGCCATCCAGTTTGCCCTCACTGGGAAgagag TGCTAGCTATTGACATCGACCCGGTGCGTCTGGCCCTGGCCCAGCACAACGCCCAGGTCTACGAGGTGGCCGAGCGCATCGACTTTGTGCAGCGAGACTTCCTACAGCTGGCACCCCGTCTGCGGGGGGATGTGGTGTTCCTCAGCCCCCCCTCGGGCGGCCCAGACTACCTCAGCGCAGATGTCTTCGATATCAAGACCATGATGGCTCCAGATGGATATCCGTTATTCCTCTCAGTGAAGCTGCTCTCAGGCTTTTATAGTCAGGCAACGGGCCAGACTCCAGCACTCAGGGCAAGGTAG